Genomic DNA from Kluyveromyces lactis strain NRRL Y-1140 chromosome C complete sequence:
CAATAAACTGACCCAACTGCCTTTTATCGATGGAAACAATCAGCTTCTAAACTCTTCGCTAATCGGACTTTACTTTTAACCGTTTCTTACATATGCAATAATGCACTTATGTCTTGGGTAAAGATAAATGCCGATGATGGCTGTAAGCACGTGACATGACTCCGACGATGCTCCCTTGATTTTCGAATATCTCCTGCTGTCACGAGAAAAGCCACACTAATGCCAAACCTAGCAGCCAAGTCAACAATGAGACAAAATGTGCAAAGGTGCGCACACGACTCAGGATCATATTTAAGAGTGACCGTTAGCTTGAAACATCCACATTACCATCTTTGTccttttgatgaaaactTTTCATAGTCAACCAGGTTCACGCTTAGCATTTAACAATCATCAAATAATCATTTGAAAGTCTGAAGTTTTTACATCTGAATAACAATCATCCATACCTGCTGAAAGTTTGAACTAGTCATTGGTAAATTCACTGCAGATTTTCTAGAAAGGGGAAGACTTAGATATTTAGAGGAGACACAACGACATACACAGATACCAATACTGGAATGAGCACTGTAAAAAGTTCATTACCAGAGTTAGACCAAGAGGAACTGTCGAAGACTAACCCATTCATCAAAATTGTGCATGGTCAAACTATTGTTGAAGTTCCGGAATTGGAACTAGAATGTGGAATCACGATTAATAATTTCCCGATCGCATATAAGACATGGGGATATCTAAACGAGGCCAAGGATAATGTCTTAGTTATTTGCCATGCGTTGACTGGCTCGTCGGATGTCTCTGACTGGTGGGGTCCTTTACTAGGGAACGGATTAGCTTTTGATCCATCCAaattttttattatttgtttGAATTCTATGGGTTCGCCATACGGTTCATTTTCGCCATTATCTATTGATTCTTCCACTGGTGAAAGATACGGACCTGAGTTCCCTCTTTGTACCGTTAGGGACGATGTGAATGCACATAGGATAGTATTGGACTCACTTGGAATAAGCTCTATAGCATGTGTTATTGGTGGTTCTATGGGTGGTATGGTCGCCTTGGAATGGGCTGCAATTTTTGGTACTGATTACGTCAAAAACCTTATCGCTTTGGCAACATCAGCAAGACACTCTGCCTGGTGTATATCCTGGTCGGAAGCACAAAGACAGTCTATATATTCAGACCCGAAGTATCTTGATGGGTATTACCCATTAGAAGAGCCACCAACCGTTGGGTTATCTGCTGCCAGAATGTCGGCATTATTGACTTATCGTTCAAGAAacagttttgaaaacaaatttGCTAGATCAGTTCCTTCTcagcaacatcaacagaaatCTGGCCGTTCTGAATCACAAAATAGTCTCACGTCAAAGAAATTGCAAGAACtcaataaagaaattcaCAACGACGGCCATTATCGCAGAAACTCACCatcatttgaaagaaaaccaaGTGTATCATCTGTTTCCtcatcttgttcttcaCCAAGGGATTCTAATCACTCTTTGTCATCATCTACATCTACTACTTCTTTGAACAGATTAAAGGGTTCAAAACAGGTTAAACCCGTACAAACATACTTCTCTGCCCAATCTTACTTGCGTTACCAAGGTGAGAAATTCATTAAAAGATTTGATGCCAACTGTTACATTTCAATCACCAGAAAATTGGACACACATGATTTGGCTCGTGAcagagatgatgaagatataaCTCATGTTCTTGGGTCCTTCAAACAGCCAACTTTAGTCATCGGTATCTCTTCAGATGGACTGTTCACTTACTCTGAACAGGAATTTTTGGCAAATAACATTCCAAAGGCCAGATTGGAAAAGATAGACTCGCCGGAAGGGCATGATGCATTTTTATTAGAGTTTAAATTGATAAATGAATTGATTAAAAGTTTCCTTGCGACTAACTGCAAGGGCCTGGTCAGTTCAGAGGGTCGTCTTTGGCAGGACACAAGCGAAGTTGTAACAAACTCTGTGTTTGGAGAAGCCGAAGAAGTTACCAATTGGTGATTTTCTAGCCTGATACTTACACCATTCCGTCACGTCCTTGTAGGAAAGGCGTGAAACTTGATACGATACTGTGTAAGCAGTCATCGGTCTTGTATTTGTCATTTcttgtaaaaaaaaaacttttGCATGTTACTTTCTGCATCTGATTATGTATCTCGAAATTATGTATTTTTTACACTAAATGGAAGGTATATAATATCGATAAGCATATAATCGTTAGCTCCAACGATACACCACCAAATGTTGCCTGGACGACGTTCCTATTTTAGTAAAACGAACTCGATAAacattattatatatattatacaTATTATATCAGAAGCCAGGATCCATCATTTGATCCTGAGCCTTCACTGctatattcttctttttcatttccttTCGCGGTTACAACAGCATCGTTGGATAATTTTGTGCTTGCAGCCTCCATCTCTTTGTCATCAACGGGATTTTTGGTTTTTATCAAACTTCTAGCGTATCCTAATTCAGAATAAATTGCGCCTATGGCCGTAGCAACCCCATGCTCTTTAGAAATACTCTCACCTATTTGCCTGGCCTTTTGGATGATCCTCGTGTTAGTGGTAACTTCTTTCAACGCTTTCGCTAACGAGCTCctattcaattttttcaaagcGACACCAGCGCCAATATCTTCAACTCTGCTAGCgtaaaagaattgatccCCAAAGAATGGTTTGATAATGGTAGGCAAACCAGCTCTTAAAGACGCGCCTGTAGTTCCCGAACCGCCATGATGAACTGTAGCATCAATTTTTGTGAATAGCCAGTCGTGTGGCACATCACCtgaattatatatataactTGGCAACTCTTTATCGATCTTTTTTGCCAGTGGATCTCCAAACCTATTAGACCAGCCTTTATTCAAAACACAATAAACTCCTGCATCTCGTACAGCTTCAATAATAGTATCTGTCATTTTTTCGGGGTCATTAACTACTATCGATCCGAATCCAATATATACcacttttttcttcaattcccTAGCCTTGTTGAGAAATTCCATAAATTCTGCAGGGGGTTTGTAGGACCgtttttcatcaagaaaCCAGTAACCTGTTACTTTGATCCATTCATTGAAATCGACACTTGGTGGAAAGACTATCGGAGACACATTGTATAAAAATGGAACACGATTTTGCTGCATCGAAACTAGATTCGTCTTGGGCAATTTTAATTTGGTTTCTCTCCATTCATTAACCTTACCACTGATTCCTTTCCAAAAGATGTTCTCGAAAAGAACATGTGTAAAATAGTTATAGTTGCCACCTCTTTTTTGATCTGGTACTATAAATGCATGTGGATAAGCCCTAGTTCTAGTCCAAGGCATAGTAAACGCTCTAAAATATGGTATTCTCAAAGCTTCTGCTATATGTATCCCTGCCATGGCACTAGGAGATTCGATTAGTATATCTATACCTTGACATCCCTCCCAAGCTGTATCCAACAGAGATGAGATCCAAGTAGAAAAGTTTGTAGAAGCGTCCCTCAATAAACCCATGTTCATTGATCCATGCTGTACCATCAAAGATATTAGTTCTGCAGGATTACCAGATATTTCTCTAAATCCTATATTATGAGAAACTATCCAATCCTTAAATTCTCCATGAGTTAGTATAATAACTTCATGACCTTCGGCTTGCAAACCCTTTGCCAATGCAATATATGGTTGTACATCACCTCTTGAACCGATTGTAAGTAATCCGAATTTGTAGCTTTTACTAGGTTTGATTACAGTGGTGAAATACGGGTTTTTTTCAACGATTAATGGAATATCAAAGCCTTGTTCActaattttttcttctaataATTTGAGACTCGCAGCTTCTGAGAGGCGGTGAACAACTTCAGCTGTAGACTTTCGTTTTAGCGTTGACCGATGACTACTTACAGCATCCATGACTTTAATCATCACAAACTCACAATCATCTCGAGCATTCTTGTTACCAAATTCTAAGAATAGTTCTTCATGACCGTGAATAACAATTACTAAACCAAAATAACCAAATCTAAAACGCGTTTCCTTGTAGCAGTTCTCAACATCCTCCAACGGTAGCACCGTTTTAGTGCTAACTCCAGGCAAAAGAGATCGGAAACATATATTCTTGTCCGATATATAAATCTTCCCGTATATGGGAACGTTCCTATTGAGGTATCCATGGTAACTGGCTACTAGGTTCGCTGTTTCGTCAAAGGAGAAATGCTGCCTGAAACGTACGTTGGATTGATTGCTGATATCCGCATCTGCAGTGTACTTATCGTCAAGGGGAAAGACAATACCGTCATCGGAATTGAAATGCACTGGGTCAGCTGCCCACATCAGAGGAACgttctgaaatttttttggtgTTAACCTTGAAATAATGGATTTTGAGTCTTTATCATAATCAATAGTTTGATCATTAATTAATCCAGGAGAATAGTGTTCAATAATTATGTCATCCTCCAGTTTGGTAAATTTACTGGGTGAACCCAGTTTCAAGCTTCCAGCCATAGATTTAAGCTTCTTTTTAACTTTTCGTGGGTATGCTGAATGTCTAGGACTAAATGCGGAACTTGTTTGCTGTAATGTCAACGCAGATTGCATAGTACCAGGTGACAAGGTGTCAGTTTCAGCTGAGTTGATATCAGCATCATCCACCAAGTTGTTCTCATTACTAGGATCGTCGTAATTTAAGTCAGGTAGTTTTTCGTTGATACCTAGCGGGGAATCAACCTTGTTGAAGTTTACCAATATTTGAGAACCATtcatttcaagatcttttaAGAGAGAGTTCACCTTTTGTTTCATGGCATTTGCGTTacctttgaaaaatacaaagaaGTATTCATCAACGGCATACGTTGATAGATTCTCTAGTGCCTTTATTCTTAAAGTTCCACTCTTATCTAAAATACTAGTTTCCTCAAGATCTACAATGTTTTGAAGAGGGATTTTGATAGTCATAGTGTTGGTATCAGAGTGCTGAGAAGCAAACATCTGTTTTTTGATGCTACTCACCCAGTGTCTTGCAGAATGGAAAGAGTCAGCTTTCAATACCAGCGACTGATCTTTAATACTCAATTCAAACTTTGTTGGGTTGTTCTCACTTGAAGTCATTTGCACGCTGCTAATATCTCTCAAATCAATAGTCAAAAGGGGGAAATATAGATCTGTCGAAGAGTTATGAAAGCTTAATGTATGACCCTTCAAAACCACCCAATAACGATGAGATTTGCTCAAAACGTGACCGCTGATGAGACGCAACGACCCAGTGACATTGAAATCCGACTCAAAGTTCGGTATGAACgcgaagaaaaaaaggtGTTTGTTAGTCAAGTATGCATGTCCTTGTATCATAATATCTCGTAGCAGCCAGCATGGGTATTCTTCAATGTATTTCTCATCATCGTTaggaagaaatttctttatcaacCGTTCCCTGATTAATTCCTTTCTCGATTTAGAATCTGTACTGATCTGCGAAATTGCATCAGCGTTCATTTCAATAGAAACTTCAAACAAAGTCTGGTTAGCCTGTGAACTAGTATCAAGAACAGACGCTGCATCGTTCATCAGCTCTAATTCATCCTCGtcattctcttctttatctCCTAATTCATTTATTCCAACGTACATGCTTGCTGTAGCTATAAGCCCA
This window encodes:
- the MET2 gene encoding homoserine O-acetyltransferase (similar to uniprot|P08465 Saccharomyces cerevisiae YNL277W MET2 L-homoserine-O-acetyltransferase catalyzes the conversion of homoserine to O-acetyl homoserine which is the first step of the methionine biosynthetic pathway); amino-acid sequence: MSTVKSSLPELDQEELSKTNPFIKIVHGQTIVEVPELELECGITINNFPIAYKTWGYLNEAKDNVLVICHALTGSSDVSDWWGPLLGNGLAFDPSKFFIICLNSMGSPYGSFSPLSIDSSTGERYGPEFPLCTVRDDVNAHRIVLDSLGISSIACVIGGSMGGMVALEWAAIFGTDYVKNLIALATSARHSAWCISWSEAQRQSIYSDPKYLDGYYPLEEPPTVGLSAARMSALLTYRSRNSFENKFARSVPSQQHQQKSGRSESQNSLTSKKLQELNKEIHNDGHYRRNSPSFERKPSVSSVSSSCSSPRDSNHSLSSSTSTTSLNRLKGSKQVKPVQTYFSAQSYLRYQGEKFIKRFDANCYISITRKLDTHDLARDRDDEDITHVLGSFKQPTLVIGISSDGLFTYSEQEFLANNIPKARLEKIDSPEGHDAFLLEFKLINELIKSFLATNCKGLVSSEGRLWQDTSEVVTNSVFGEAEEVTNW
- the ATG26 gene encoding sterol 3-beta-glucosyltransferase (similar to uniprot|Q06321 Saccharomyces cerevisiae YLR189C ATG26 UDP-glucose:sterol glucosyltransferase conserved enzyme involved in synthesis of sterol glucoside membrane lipids involved in autophagy), whose translation is MPKDSSEHQKSPSRFTRSMFVDPRAFVRRSVSPVDQLCHSVADLRFVSSNTETLESRLQALSKKFDNGSENHGQDTDTVEDVAKTQYMAKSFAGLIATASMYVGINELGDKEENDEDELELMNDAASVLDTSSQANQTLFEVSIEMNADAISQISTDSKSRKELIRERLIKKFLPNDDEKYIEEYPCWLLRDIMIQGHAYLTNKHLFFFAFIPNFESDFNVTGSLRLISGHVLSKSHRYWVVLKGHTLSFHNSSTDLYFPLLTIDLRDISSVQMTSSENNPTKFELSIKDQSLVLKADSFHSARHWVSSIKKQMFASQHSDTNTMTIKIPLQNIVDLEETSILDKSGTLRIKALENLSTYAVDEYFFVFFKGNANAMKQKVNSLLKDLEMNGSQILVNFNKVDSPLGINEKLPDLNYDDPSNENNLVDDADINSAETDTLSPGTMQSALTLQQTSSAFSPRHSAYPRKVKKKLKSMAGSLKLGSPSKFTKLEDDIIIEHYSPGLINDQTIDYDKDSKSIISRLTPKKFQNVPLMWAADPVHFNSDDGIVFPLDDKYTADADISNQSNVRFRQHFSFDETANLVASYHGYLNRNVPIYGKIYISDKNICFRSLLPGVSTKTVLPLEDVENCYKETRFRFGYFGLVIVIHGHEELFLEFGNKNARDDCEFVMIKVMDAVSSHRSTLKRKSTAEVVHRLSEAASLKLLEEKISEQGFDIPLIVEKNPYFTTVIKPSKSYKFGLLTIGSRGDVQPYIALAKGLQAEGHEVIILTHGEFKDWIVSHNIGFREISGNPAELISLMVQHGSMNMGLLRDASTNFSTWISSLLDTAWEGCQGIDILIESPSAMAGIHIAEALRIPYFRAFTMPWTRTRAYPHAFIVPDQKRGGNYNYFTHVLFENIFWKGISGKVNEWRETKLKLPKTNLVSMQQNRVPFLYNVSPIVFPPSVDFNEWIKVTGYWFLDEKRSYKPPAEFMEFLNKARELKKKVVYIGFGSIVVNDPEKMTDTIIEAVRDAGVYCVLNKGWSNRFGDPLAKKIDKELPSYIYNSGDVPHDWLFTKIDATVHHGGSGTTGASLRAGLPTIIKPFFGDQFFYASRVEDIGAGVALKKLNRSSLAKALKEVTTNTRIIQKARQIGESISKEHGVATAIGAIYSELGYARSLIKTKNPVDDKEMEAASTKLSNDAVVTAKGNEKEEYSSEGSGSNDGSWLLI